A window of Pseudomonas putida genomic DNA:
CCTGCGCGATCCCTGTGGGAGCCCGGCTTGCCGGCGATGAGGCCGGAGCAGGAAGATCAGAATTGTTCGGCTGTCATCCCATAAAGACTGGCACTTCCCGCCCGAATACTCACCTCCAGCCCCAACCCCCGCGGCAACACCCGCTGGAAGAAAAACTCCGCACAGGCAAGCTTGGCCCCATGAAACGCGTCATCTTCGTCACGCCTGGCCAACGCCACCGCCGCCATCCGCGCCCACATATAGGCATACGCAGTCAGCCCGAACAGCTGCAGGTATTCCACTGCCACCGCGCTGACCAGGTTGGCGTCCTCGCCGGCACGTGCCCGCAGCCAGGCGCTGGTAGCTTCCAGCCGCGTCAGGCTGGTTTGCAGGGCCTCACGGTGCAACGGTGCATCCACGCTGAAGGCCCGCACCTCGGCGGCGAAGCTTGCCAGCGCCTGGCCACCGTCGGCCAGCACTTTGCGCCCGAGCAGGTCGAGGGCCTGGATGCCGTTGGTGCCTTCGTAGATCTGCGCGATGCGTACGTCGCGCACGCGCTGCTCCTGGCCCCATTCACGGATGTAGCCATGGCCGCCGTACACCTGCTGGCCGAGCACGCAGCTTTCCAGGCCGTTGTCGGTGAAGAACGCCTTGGCCACCGGCGTCAGCAGCGCCACCAGGCGCTGCGCATGCTCGCGTTCGCCGGCGTCTTCGGCGTAGCGCGCCAGGTCCAGCTGCTGGCCGACGTAGGCGGCAAACGCCCGGCCACCTTCGGTGAGGGTACGCATGGTCAGCAGCATGCGCCGCACGTCGCCGTGGTGAATGATCGGGTCGGCCGCCTTGTCCTGTGCCTGCGGGCCGCTGGCGGCACGGCTTTGCAGGCGTTCGTTGGCGTAGCGGGCGGCGCTCTGGTAGGAGGCCTCGGCACAGCCGATGCCCTGGATGCCGATGGACAGGCGCTCGTAGTTCATCATGGTGAACATCGCCGCCAGGCCCTTGTTCGGCTCACCCACCAGGTAACCGACGGCACCGTCGAAGTTCATCACGCAGGTGGCCGAGGCCTTGATGCCCATCTTGTGTTCGACCGAGCCGCAATGGGCGGCGTTGCGCGCTCCCAGGCGGCCGTCGGCCTCGACCACGTACTTGGGCACCAGGAACAGTGAGATGCCCTTGGCGCCCGTGGGCGCATCCGGCAGCTTGGCCAGCACCAGGTGGACGATGTTCTCGGTCAGGTCCTGTTCGCCGCCGGTGATGAAGATCTTGCTGCCGCTGATGCGATAGCTGCCATCGGCCTGGGGTTCGGCGCGGCTGCGGATCAGCCCCAGGTCGGTGCCGGCATGGGGTTCGGTGAGGCACATGGTGCCCGCCCAGCGGCCTTCGTACAGGGGCGGCAGGTAGGTGGCCTTGAGCGTTTCGCTGGCGTGGGCATCGATTGCCAGGCAGCTGCCGGCGCTCAATGCCGAATACAGGCTGAAACTGCAATCGGCGGCGTAGAGCATTTCTTCGAACAGTACACCGAGCATTTTCGGCATGCCCATGCCGCCATGTTCGGGGTTGCCACCCAGGCCGACCCAACCGCCTTCGCGGTAGGTGTGCCAGGCCTCGCGGAAGCCATCGGGGGTGGTGACAACGCCTGCGTCGAAGCGCACGCCTTGCTCGTCACCGTTGCGGCTGAGCGGGGCAATCAGCTGGCCGGTGACTTTGGCTGCTTCCTCGAGGATGGCGTCGGCCGTGTCGGCGTCGATGCGTTCGGCCAGGGCGGGCAGGCGGGCCCACAGGGCCGGGGCGTTGAATACGTCATGCAGGACGAAGCGCATGTCGCGCAGGGGGGCGGTGTAGGTGGTCATCGGGAGCTCTTGGAATAATGGAAATATGGGCTGGCCTCTTCGCGGGCACGCCCGCTCCCACAGGTAAAGCACAGGGTTCGAGGCCGGTGCCGTCCCTGTGGGAGCGGGCATGCCCGCGAAGAGGCCACCACTGGATCAGAGGGCTTTGGCCCGGTCGCGCAGCACGTACTTCTGGATCTTGCCGGTAGAGGTCTTTGGCAATTCGCCAAACACCACGGTCTTCGGCACCTTGAACCCGGCCAGGTGCTCGCGGCACCAACTGGTGATGTCGGCTTCGCGGGTGTCTTCGCGGCCCGGCTTGAGGGCAACCGAAGGCGCACGGGGTTTCCCCCCATTTTTCATCCGGGCGCGCCACCACCGCGGCTTCCAGTATCGCCGGGTGCTTGTACAGGGCGTCCTCGACCTCGATGGTGGAGATGTTCTCGCCACCGGAAATGATGATGTCCTTGAGCCGGTCCTTGATCTCGACATAGCCGTCGCTGTGCCACACGGCCAGGTCACCGGTGTGGAACCAGCCGCCACGGAAGGCTTCGGCGGTGGCCTCGGGGTTCTTCAGGTAGCCCTTCATCACCGTGTTGCCACGCATGAAGATCTCGCCCAGGGTGTTGCCGTCGCGCGGTACCGGCTCGAGGGTTTGCGGGTCGGCGACCATCAGGCCGTCGAGAGTCGGGTAGCGCACGCCCTGGCGGGACTTGATCCGTGCGCGATCCTCCAACGACAGTTCATCCCATTCGTCATGCCAGGCACATACGGTTACCGGGCCGTAGACTTCGGTCAGGCCGTAGGTGTGAGTGACCCGGATGCCCATCTCTTCCACGGCGCCGATGACCTTGGCAGGTGGCGCGGCGCCGGCGACCATGGCCTGCACCGGGTGCTCGATGGCTGCCTTGGCCGCCTCGGGCATGTTGACCAGGGCGTTGAGCACGATCGGCGCGCCGCACAGGTGGCTGACCCGGTGCTCGCGGATCAGGTTCAGGATCTTCTGCGGGTCTACCCGACGCAGGAACACATGGGTGCCGGCCAGTGCGGTAATGGTCCACGGGTAGCACCAGCCGTTGCAGTGGAACATCGGCAACGTCCACAGGTACACCGGGCGGTGGCCCATGGCCCAGACCATCTGGTTGCCCAGGGCGTTCAGGTAAGCGCCACGGTGGTGGTAGACCACGCCCTTGGGGTTGCCGGTAGTGCCAGAGGTGTAGTTGAGCGAGATTGCCTGCCACTCGTCATCGGGCCATTGCCAGGCAAAGTCCGGGTCGCCTTCGGCGAGAAACGCTTCATAATCCAGTTCGCTGACGGCACGGCCTTCGCCGTACTCCGGGTCATCCACGTCCACCACCAAAGGCGGGTGTTCGAGCAGGGCCAGGGCCGCCTCGATGACGGTATGGAATTCGCGGTCGGTGATCAGCACCTTGGCCTCGCCGTGCTGCAGCATGAAGGCAATGGCCTCGGCGTCCAGGCGGACGTTCAGGGTGTTGAGCACGGCGCCGGTCATGGGTACGCCAAAATGGGCTTCGAGCATGGCCGGAATGTTCGGCAACATCACCGCCACGGTGTCGCCACGGCCGATACCCCGGCCCACCAGGGCGCTGGCCAGGCGCCGGCAGCGCTGGTAGGTCTGTTGCCAGTTGCGGCGGATGGCACCGTGGATCACCGCCGGGTAGTTGCCGTATACGGCAGCGGTGCGTTCGATGAAGCTCAGCGGGGTGAGGGCGACATGATTGACGGCAGCGGGCATCAGGCCCTGGGCATAGATCGACATGCGGTAATCCTGTAGGGGAGGCAGGCACAACCTGTGCGCTTGGCCCCCGGTGGCTGATTGTTAGCTCTGTTCAGGGTGCAGGGAGGCGGACGGTTAGCCGCTCCCCCTTGTCGCAGTTTTACGCGAGTCGCTATGGTATTAGGAATATCGACTATAGCAATATAGTAGAACTACTATAACAACGAGCCGCCTACCGTGGACAACACTGCCTACCCCCTGCTCTCCAAGGACCCACAACCCAGCCTGATGCTGGCCGGCGACGCCAGGCCGCTGGCACTCAACCCGGCGCTGCAAGCCTGGGTCGATGAAGGCCCGGCACTGGCCAGCTGGCTGCCGGGCAACTGCGCCGCCCTGGTGCGCGCCTGCCTGCGCCAGCGCCGGGCGATCGCCGAGGTCGAAGTGCAAGTCGGCGAACGCATCGTGTTGTGGAGCTTTATCCCAGACGACCAGGGCCAGCAGGTGCTGGCGCGTTGCCGCGACGCCAGTGACGAGCGCCACGGCGCACGCGAGGCCAGTCGCGCACGGCGGCTGTACCGGCTGATCATCGAGAACACCACTGACCTGATCTCCCGGCATAGCCCCGATGGCCGTTTCCTCGATGCTTCGCCGGCGGCATTCCGCCTGCTTGGCCTGTGGCCCGAACAACTGCGCGGCATGGCCGTGCATTCCCTGCTGCACCCCCGTGAGCGCCGCCAGGTGCTGCGACAGGCCGCCGCCGCCCTGGACCAGGATGGCTACCACACCATGACCTGCCGGGTACGCCAGGCCGCAGGCGGCTACCGCTGGTTCGAAATCGCCAGCCGGGCTATCCGCGAAACCTACACCGGCGCGGTGGTGGAGGTGGTCAGCGTGTCACGTGACATCACCCTGCGCATCGAGGCCCAGGAAAGTCTGGCGCACAGTGCCCGGTTGGCCACCTTGGGCGAACTGGCTTCGGGCATAGCCCACGAGATCAACCAGCCGTTGGCCGCAGTGGTCAACTACGCCAATGCCAGCCAGCGCTACCTGCAGGGCCTGGAGCGCGATCCGCAAGCCCGCGAGCGGGTGGGGCAGGGCCTGCAGCGCATCAGCGAACAGGCCACCCATGCCGCCGACGTGATCCGCCGCCTGCGCGCCTTTCTGCGCAAGGGGCCGCGCCGCCTGCAGGCGCTGGACGTGGCCGAGGTGGCGGGCGAAGCCATGCGCCTGTGCGCCTGGGAGGCCGCGCGTGATCAGGTGGTGGTCGAGCTGCGCATGAGCGCGCAGCTGCCGTTGGTATATGCCGACCGGGTACTGCTGGAGCAGGTACTGGTGAACCTGCTGCGCAACGCCATCGATGCCAACCGCGAGCAGCATGGCGAGCGGCCGTCACGTATCCTGCTCGGCGCCGCGCGCGATGGCGATGGCGTGCTCGTCGAGGTGGCCGACCAGGGCCCGGGCGTGGCGCCCGAGCGCCTGGATGAAATCTTCACGCCGTTCACCACCAGCAAGGCCGATGGCCTGGGCCTGGGCCTGAGCATGAGCCGCAGCCTGATCGAAGGCTTTGGCGGCAGCCTGTGGGCGCGAGCCGGTGACAATGGCGGTCTGGTACTGTGCTGCCGCCTGACGGTCAGCAGGGGATAAGGGGAGAGGGTGGTGCAAGCGAAAGTGTATGTGGTCGATGACGACCAGGGTATGCGCGACTCGACAGTGTGGTTGCTGCAGTCGGTGGGCTTGCAGGCCTTGCCGTTCGCCGACGGGCAGGCGTTTCTCGATGCCTGCGTCGACGATGGGCCGGCCTGCGTGCTGCTGGACGTGCGCATGCCGGGGTTGGGCGGGTTGGCGGTGCAGCAGGCGATGCGCGAGCGTGGTCTGGGTTTGCCGGTGATCTTCGTCAGTGGCCATGCCGATGTGCCGATCGTGGTGCGGGCATTCAAGGCCGGCGCCTGCGACTTCATCGAAAAACCCTACAACGACCAGTTGCTGCTCGATAGTGTACAGGCCGCGCTGGAAAGCGCCGGGCGGGCACACCAGGGCGACCAGGTGCTGGCTCGGGTGCAGGCGCGTATCGATGGCCTGACCCCGCGCGAGCGTGACGTGTTCGTGCCTCTGGCCCAGGGGCTGAGCAACCGCGAGATTGCCGAGCGGCTGGGCGTCAGCGTGAAGACGGTGGACCTGTACCGGGGGCGGGTGATGAAGCGGTTGCAGGCGGATAGCCTGGCGGAACTGGTGGGTATGGCCATTGCCTGCGGGGCGGTTGAGGCGTTGGGCCTGCGAGCGCTGTCGTAACAGCAGTCATCAATCCCTGTGGGAGCGGGCGTGCCCGCGAAGCAGGCACCGCAGTGGATGGCACGGGCGTCGCCCGTGTTCGCGGGCATGCCCGCTCCCACAGAGGATGCCAAATCATGAATTTTTCCATAGCAACCTAATCAAAGCTTTGACATTCACTGCCTAGGCAGTAATATTTTCACACAATTACCCGAGCAGCTTCCGATGGCCCATTTCTCCCCCGAAAACTTCCAGACCTGCGCCATTGGCATGCTGCTTGGCCGTGCGGCGATCCTCAAGGACCGCATTCTCGACTGGCACCTCGAATCCGAAGGTGTCACCGCCGCGCAGTTCAAGGTGCTGATCATCGTCACCCAGTACCAGGTAGACACCCCGGCCGAGCTGTGCCGCTACCTGGGCCTGGACAGCGGGTCGATGACCCGCATGCTCGACCGCCTCGAGCAGAAGGAACTGATCGTGCGCAACCGCTGCGCCGACGACCGTCGCCAGGTGCGCCTGGCCCTTACTACCGATGGCCAGCGCCTGGCTGACCGCCTGCCGGAAATCGGCGCGGCGGCCATGAACGAGTTGTGCGGTGCGCTGGCACCCGAAGAGCTCGAGGCCCTGGAAGGCTTGCTGGCCAAGGTTCTGCTCGCTGCCGGCGACCCGTTGACGATCCGCCGCTTCGGCGATCGTTGATCCCTGTCACGAATTATCCAAGGTATTGTCATGGCCACTCCTGCAGACACCCCGACTCCCTCCGCTGCGCCCGAGCCGTCGCGCAAACGCAAAGCCTGGTTGCTTGGCCTGCTGTTGCTGCTGATCCTGGCCGGTGTCGGCGCCTGGGCCTGGTACAGCCTGGTCGGGCGCTGGCACGAAAGCACCGACGATGCTTACGTCAACGGCAACGTGGTGGAGATCACCCCGCTGATTACCGGCACCGTCACCAGCATCGGTGCCGATGACGGCGACCTGGTCCATGCCGGCCAGGTATTGCTGCAATTCGACCCGGCTGACAGCGAGGTGGCCTTGCAGTCCGCCGAAGCCAGGCTGGCGCGCAGCGTGCGTCAGGTGCGCGGGCTGTACAGCAACGTCGACTCGCTCAAGGCCCAGCTGGAGACGCGCCAGGCCGAACTGCGCAAGGCCCGGCAGGACTTCAACCGACGCAAGGTGCTGGCCGACAGCGGTGCAATTGCTGCGGAAGAATTGTCCCATGCCCGCGATGACCTGAGCGTGGCCGAGGCTGCCGTCAACAGTGCGCGCCAGCAACTCAGCACCAGCAGCGCGCTGGTCGACGACACCGTGGTGTCCTCGCACCCCGAGGTGATGGCTGCCGCCGCCGACGTGCGCCAAGCCTACCTCGACCACGCGCGTACTACCCTGGTGGCGCCGGTCACCGGCTACGTCGCCAAGCGTACCGTGCAACTGGGCCAGCGCCTGCAGCCGGGCACTGCAACCATGGCAGTGATCCCGCTGGACCAGGTGTGGATCGACGCCAACTTCAAGGAAACCCAGCTGCGCAACATGCGTATCGGCCAACCGGTGCAGATCAGCGCCGACCTTTACGGCAGCGAGGTCAGGTACAGCGGCACGGTCGACAGCCTCGGCGCCGGCACCGGCAGCGCCTTTGCACTGTTGCCGGCGCAGAATGCCACCGGTAACTGGATCAAGATCGTCCAGCGCGTGCCGGTGCGCATCCACCTCAGCCCCGACCAGCTCAAGGATCACCCGCTGCGTATCGGCCTGTCCACGGTGGTCGAGGTCGACTTGCACGACCAGAGTGGCCCGGCCTTGGCTGAGCAACCACCGCAGCAGGCCAGCTACACCACCCAGGTGTATGACCGCCAGCTGGTCGAAGCCGACAACCTGATCGCCCGGCTGATCCACGAAAACAGCGCAACCGGCAAGACGGCCCAGCGATGAGCAACAACGCTGCTGCCCAGTTCACGCCGCCGAGCTTGCTGCTGACCACCATCGGCCTGTCACTGGCGACGTTCATGCAGGTGCTCGACACCACCATCGCCAACGTGGCCTTGCCAACCATTTCCGGCAACCTGGGGGTGAGCTACGAGCAGGGCACCTGGGTCATCACCTCGTTCGCGGTGAGCAACGCTATTGCCCTGCCGCTGACCGGCTGGCTCAGCCGGCGGTTTGGCGAGGTGAAACTGTTCATCTGGGCGACGCTGCTGTTCGTGCTGGCCTCGTTCCTGTGCGGTATAGCCCGGTCGATGCCGGAGCTGGTCGGTTTTCGCGTGTTGCAGGGCGTGGTGGCCGGGCCGTTGTACCCGATGACCCAGACCTTGCTGATCGCCGTCTACCCGCCGGCCCAAGCGCGGCATGGCCCTGGCGCTGCTGGCAATGGTCACGGTGGTGGCGCCGATTGCCGGACCGATTCTCGGGGGCTGGATCACCGACAGTTACAGTTGGCCGTGGATCTTCTTCATCAACGTGCCCATCGGCCTGTTTGCCGCTGCCGTGGTGCGCCAGCAGATGCGCAGCCGGCCGGTGGTCACCAGTCGCCAGCCGATGGACTACATCGGCCTGCTGACGCTGGTCATCGGCGTCGGCGCCTTGCAGGTGGTGCTCGACAAGGGCAATGACCTGGACTGGTTCGAGTCGTCGTTCATCATGCTCGGCAGCCTGATCTCGGTGGTGTTCCTGGCGGTGTTCGTGATCTGGGAACTGACCGACCGTCACCCGGTGGTCAACCTGCGCCTGTTCGCGTACCGCAACTTCCGTGTCGGCACCTTCGTGCTGGTCGGGGGGTATGCGGGGTTCTTCGGCATCAACCTGATCTTGCCGCAGTGGTTGCAGACGCAGATGGGCTATACCGCGACGTGGGCAGGCCTGGCGGTGGCACCGATCGGCCTGTTGCCGGTGCTCATGTCGCCGTTCGTGGGCAAGTACGCGCACCGCTTCGACTTGCGCGTGCTGGCCGGGCTGGCGTTCCTGGCGATCGGCAGCAGCTGCTACATGCGTGCCGGGTTCACCAGCGAGGTGGACTTCCAGCATGTGGCGCTAGTGCAGCTGTTCATGGGTATTGGCGTGGCGCTGTTCTTCATGCCGACGTTGAGCATCCTGCTGTCCGACCTGCCACCGCAGCAGATTGCCGATGGCTCCGGGCTGGCGACCTTCCTGCGCACCTTGGGCGGCAGTTTTGCGGCGTCGCTGACGACCTGGATCTGGATTCGTCGGGCGGATCAGCACCATGCCTACCTGAGCGAGCACATCAGCCAGTTCGACCCGGCCACGCGACATACCCTGGAACAGCTGGGCGGGGCCAACCCGCAGAGCTATGCGCAACTGGAGCAGATACTCAACGGGCAGGCGTACATGATGTCGACGGTGGATTATTTCACCTTGATGACCTGGGTATTTGCCGGGTTGATCCTGCTGGTATGGTTCGCCAAACCACCCTTTACCGCCAAGGCGGGGCCAGCGTCGGCAGGGCATTGAGCCGGGCCAGGGCAAGGATCAACGCTGTTGCGCTTGCCAACTGTCCTGATCAAGTAATCGCGGCGTACCAGGGAGGTGATTCCCACGCGCAGCCTTTTCAC
This region includes:
- a CDS encoding MarR family transcriptional regulator codes for the protein MAHFSPENFQTCAIGMLLGRAAILKDRILDWHLESEGVTAAQFKVLIIVTQYQVDTPAELCRYLGLDSGSMTRMLDRLEQKELIVRNRCADDRRQVRLALTTDGQRLADRLPEIGAAAMNELCGALAPEELEALEGLLAKVLLAAGDPLTIRRFGDR
- a CDS encoding response regulator, with the translated sequence MVQAKVYVVDDDQGMRDSTVWLLQSVGLQALPFADGQAFLDACVDDGPACVLLDVRMPGLGGLAVQQAMRERGLGLPVIFVSGHADVPIVVRAFKAGACDFIEKPYNDQLLLDSVQAALESAGRAHQGDQVLARVQARIDGLTPRERDVFVPLAQGLSNREIAERLGVSVKTVDLYRGRVMKRLQADSLAELVGMAIACGAVEALGLRALS
- a CDS encoding acyl-CoA dehydrogenase C-terminal domain-containing protein — protein: MTTYTAPLRDMRFVLHDVFNAPALWARLPALAERIDADTADAILEEAAKVTGQLIAPLSRNGDEQGVRFDAGVVTTPDGFREAWHTYREGGWVGLGGNPEHGGMGMPKMLGVLFEEMLYAADCSFSLYSALSAGSCLAIDAHASETLKATYLPPLYEGRWAGTMCLTEPHAGTDLGLIRSRAEPQADGSYRISGSKIFITGGEQDLTENIVHLVLAKLPDAPTGAKGISLFLVPKYVVEADGRLGARNAAHCGSVEHKMGIKASATCVMNFDGAVGYLVGEPNKGLAAMFTMMNYERLSIGIQGIGCAEASYQSAARYANERLQSRAASGPQAQDKAADPIIHHGDVRRMLLTMRTLTEGGRAFAAYVGQQLDLARYAEDAGEREHAQRLVALLTPVAKAFFTDNGLESCVLGQQVYGGHGYIREWGQEQRVRDVRIAQIYEGTNGIQALDLLGRKVLADGGQALASFAAEVRAFSVDAPLHREALQTSLTRLEATSAWLRARAGEDANLVSAVAVEYLQLFGLTAYAYMWARMAAVALARRDEDDAFHGAKLACAEFFFQRVLPRGLGLEVSIRAGSASLYGMTAEQF
- a CDS encoding HlyD family efflux transporter periplasmic adaptor subunit, with protein sequence MATPADTPTPSAAPEPSRKRKAWLLGLLLLLILAGVGAWAWYSLVGRWHESTDDAYVNGNVVEITPLITGTVTSIGADDGDLVHAGQVLLQFDPADSEVALQSAEARLARSVRQVRGLYSNVDSLKAQLETRQAELRKARQDFNRRKVLADSGAIAAEELSHARDDLSVAEAAVNSARQQLSTSSALVDDTVVSSHPEVMAAAADVRQAYLDHARTTLVAPVTGYVAKRTVQLGQRLQPGTATMAVIPLDQVWIDANFKETQLRNMRIGQPVQISADLYGSEVRYSGTVDSLGAGTGSAFALLPAQNATGNWIKIVQRVPVRIHLSPDQLKDHPLRIGLSTVVEVDLHDQSGPALAEQPPQQASYTTQVYDRQLVEADNLIARLIHENSATGKTAQR
- a CDS encoding PAS domain S-box protein, whose amino-acid sequence is MDNTAYPLLSKDPQPSLMLAGDARPLALNPALQAWVDEGPALASWLPGNCAALVRACLRQRRAIAEVEVQVGERIVLWSFIPDDQGQQVLARCRDASDERHGAREASRARRLYRLIIENTTDLISRHSPDGRFLDASPAAFRLLGLWPEQLRGMAVHSLLHPRERRQVLRQAAAALDQDGYHTMTCRVRQAAGGYRWFEIASRAIRETYTGAVVEVVSVSRDITLRIEAQESLAHSARLATLGELASGIAHEINQPLAAVVNYANASQRYLQGLERDPQARERVGQGLQRISEQATHAADVIRRLRAFLRKGPRRLQALDVAEVAGEAMRLCAWEAARDQVVVELRMSAQLPLVYADRVLLEQVLVNLLRNAIDANREQHGERPSRILLGAARDGDGVLVEVADQGPGVAPERLDEIFTPFTTSKADGLGLGLSMSRSLIEGFGGSLWARAGDNGGLVLCCRLTVSRG